In Treponema primitia ZAS-2, a genomic segment contains:
- a CDS encoding sigma-54-dependent transcriptional regulator, whose protein sequence is MKVLIVDDERNIRESLKKYLNLEQIDSTAAETGESALRCLEREAFDAVILDLKLPGMSGQEVLAWIQSRGILSPVIMISAHGQIADAVTALKSGARDYLVKPFDPAELIIKLRQLVENKRRENRQETEDRAGAGENSLIGNSPAMRELSAQIDKIAVSDVTVLITGESGSGKEVAAREIHRRSGYAPEPFAAVNIGGIHEGLMESELFGHEKGAFTGAAARKQGLFELAGRGTLFLDEVGEMPMPLQVKLLRVLQERKIRRLGGNDDIPVNARIISATNRDIETLVRENHFREDLYYRLNVFRLTIPPLREHPEDILLLAEYLLKKLSSRMGRHLPALSQGATEKLRGYPFPGNVRELENILERALIYGEGGTITPKDIDLRRPGRGPVHTAETDDTGVPAPQGDPGDSEIRINSHNGNETENGVSSLESVEREAIRNALASTEGNRTRAASLLGISRKTIINKIKAYKLE, encoded by the coding sequence ATGAAAGTATTAATAGTAGACGATGAACGGAACATCCGGGAGTCCCTGAAAAAATATTTAAACCTTGAACAAATAGATTCAACCGCCGCGGAAACCGGAGAATCGGCGCTCCGCTGCCTGGAACGGGAAGCCTTTGACGCGGTAATCCTGGACCTCAAGCTGCCTGGGATGAGCGGCCAGGAAGTGCTTGCATGGATCCAGAGCCGGGGCATACTCTCCCCGGTGATCATGATCTCCGCCCACGGGCAGATCGCCGATGCAGTGACGGCCCTGAAATCCGGGGCCAGGGACTACCTGGTAAAGCCCTTTGATCCTGCGGAGCTGATTATCAAACTCCGGCAGCTGGTTGAAAACAAGCGCCGGGAAAACCGCCAGGAAACGGAGGATCGCGCCGGAGCCGGGGAAAATTCCCTGATTGGAAACAGCCCGGCAATGCGGGAACTATCCGCCCAAATAGATAAGATCGCCGTCTCGGACGTTACGGTGCTGATCACCGGTGAAAGTGGCTCCGGCAAGGAGGTGGCTGCCCGGGAGATACACCGGCGCAGCGGCTATGCCCCGGAGCCCTTTGCGGCGGTAAACATAGGCGGCATCCACGAGGGGCTCATGGAGAGCGAGCTTTTCGGTCACGAAAAGGGCGCCTTTACCGGGGCCGCCGCCAGGAAACAAGGCCTCTTTGAGCTTGCCGGCAGGGGCACCCTCTTCCTGGACGAGGTGGGCGAAATGCCCATGCCCCTCCAGGTCAAACTCCTGCGGGTGCTTCAGGAACGGAAGATCCGCCGCCTGGGTGGCAACGACGACATCCCCGTCAATGCCCGGATCATCTCCGCCACCAACCGGGATATTGAGACCTTGGTCCGGGAAAACCACTTTCGGGAAGACCTCTATTACCGACTCAACGTATTCCGCCTGACAATTCCGCCCCTGCGGGAACATCCGGAAGACATACTTCTTCTGGCGGAATACTTGTTGAAAAAACTCAGTTCCCGCATGGGGCGCCACCTTCCCGCTCTTTCCCAGGGGGCCACAGAAAAACTCCGGGGCTACCCCTTTCCGGGCAATGTGCGGGAATTGGAAAACATCCTGGAACGGGCCCTTATTTACGGTGAAGGTGGAACCATCACCCCAAAGGACATCGATCTACGCCGCCCCGGTAGAGGCCCGGTACATACCGCCGAGACCGATGACACCGGGGTTCCGGCCCCGCAGGGAGACCCTGGGGACAGTGAAATCCGGATAAACAGCCATAACGGTAATGAAACGGAGAACGGCGTTTCCTCCCTTGAAAGCGTTGAACGGGAAGCTATACGAAATGCCCTTGCCAGCACAGAGGGGAACCGGACCAGAGCAGCCTCTTTGCTGGGAATCAGCCGAAAAACCATCATCAATAAAATCAAAGCTTATAAATTGGAGTAA
- a CDS encoding sensor histidine kinase, with protein sequence MKISQRTSSFIAALLCWALFSALTVFIILGMRDRARLIRDNDNEQLFNLLFTSLRTYDDFGSAIESSPVLMERIAGFGIYGEDLTLSYYWGTVPPVFDESGLQNLRAVKNGRYTIPDKRGSRVKFILQTGWMPAPQPPPRNQETNKNRNDHREKIPQPLPGFFNYLARSKYIYIDIDHKAYWRNRTLTAVFFPLTELALLALIFFVRGLYLRNREYRDRIEAQQNLVVLGTAASTLAHEIKNPLLSIRLQTGILTKIFPDKGKEELGIINEEIDRLSALSYRINDYLREAEGHPVPINSVTVLSEISIRLLGRNSIDENSVQNGFVLMDSERARSVFENILRNALESGSPDAAITASITRIGEGNSSGETSLTISIYDRGGGIAEKDLERVFDPFFTSKSTGTGIGLSISKRFVEAAGGTIKVENREGGGTVVSVTLKEYKEQTTERAS encoded by the coding sequence ATGAAAATTTCTCAACGGACATCCTCCTTTATAGCAGCCTTGCTTTGCTGGGCCCTCTTTTCGGCTCTCACGGTTTTTATCATCCTGGGGATGCGGGACCGGGCCCGGCTTATTCGGGACAACGATAATGAGCAGCTCTTTAACCTGCTCTTTACCAGCCTCAGAACCTATGACGATTTTGGTTCCGCCATTGAGTCTTCCCCGGTTCTTATGGAACGGATCGCCGGGTTTGGTATTTATGGGGAAGATCTCACCCTGTCCTATTACTGGGGGACAGTACCCCCGGTGTTTGATGAAAGCGGGCTGCAGAATCTGAGGGCCGTCAAAAACGGCCGCTACACCATTCCGGACAAACGGGGGTCCCGGGTAAAATTCATACTCCAAACCGGGTGGATGCCCGCCCCCCAGCCTCCCCCGCGCAACCAGGAAACGAACAAGAACCGTAATGACCACCGCGAAAAAATCCCCCAGCCTTTGCCAGGTTTCTTCAACTACCTTGCCCGGAGCAAGTACATCTACATTGATATAGACCACAAAGCCTACTGGCGAAACCGGACACTGACCGCAGTATTCTTTCCCCTTACCGAACTGGCCCTTTTGGCGCTAATTTTCTTTGTCCGGGGGCTGTACCTCCGCAACCGGGAATACCGGGACCGTATCGAAGCCCAGCAGAATCTGGTAGTCCTGGGAACCGCCGCAAGCACCCTGGCCCACGAAATAAAAAATCCCCTCCTCTCCATCCGACTCCAAACAGGAATACTGACAAAAATATTCCCCGACAAGGGGAAGGAAGAACTGGGAATTATCAACGAAGAAATTGACCGCCTTTCCGCCCTGAGCTACCGCATCAATGATTATCTCCGGGAAGCCGAAGGGCATCCTGTACCAATAAATAGTGTTACTGTGCTTAGTGAAATATCAATCAGACTCCTGGGCAGAAATAGTATTGATGAAAATTCTGTTCAGAATGGGTTTGTCCTTATGGACAGTGAAAGGGCCCGTTCGGTCTTTGAAAATATACTCAGAAACGCCCTGGAAAGCGGAAGCCCCGATGCGGCTATCACCGCTTCTATAACGCGGATCGGCGAAGGCAATTCCAGCGGTGAAACCAGCCTGACCATCAGTATCTATGACCGGGGCGGCGGCATAGCAGAGAAGGATCTGGAACGGGTGTTCGATCCATTTTTTACCAGTAAAAGTACCGGCACCGGCATCGGCCTTTCCATCAGCAAGCGCTTTGTGGAAGCCGCCGGGGGGACCATCAAAGTTGAAAACCGGGAAGGGGGCGGAACCGTAGTTTCGGTTACCCTGAAAGAATACAAAGAACAAACAACAGAGAGGGCATCATGA
- a CDS encoding helix-turn-helix domain-containing protein: protein MQDNLAQIPGRIKELREIMEISAMDMAADIDVPYETYSRYESGELDIPISVLYKVANRLETDTTVLLTGEDPRMDTAGVCRAGKGVQIERYPGYEFSSLAYNFKGRTMEPLLVSLDPNKKTAAPVTHSGQEFNYVLEGVVKVTVNKREYLLEAGDSIYFNALLPHAQSAVKVPSKFITIIQE from the coding sequence ATGCAAGATAATCTGGCCCAGATACCGGGCAGAATTAAGGAACTTCGGGAAATCATGGAAATTAGCGCCATGGACATGGCTGCGGACATTGATGTTCCCTATGAGACCTATTCCCGGTACGAATCCGGGGAATTGGACATCCCCATCAGTGTTCTCTATAAAGTGGCCAACCGCCTGGAGACAGATACCACGGTGCTTCTGACCGGGGAGGACCCCAGAATGGACACCGCCGGAGTATGCAGGGCCGGGAAGGGCGTCCAAATAGAGCGGTATCCGGGGTATGAGTTTTCAAGCCTGGCCTATAATTTCAAAGGCCGGACCATGGAACCCCTCCTGGTGTCCCTAGACCCCAACAAGAAGACTGCCGCGCCGGTAACCCATTCCGGACAGGAGTTCAACTATGTGCTTGAAGGGGTAGTTAAGGTAACGGTCAATAAACGAGAGTACCTCCTGGAAGCGGGGGACTCCATCTACTTTAACGCCCTGCTTCCCCACGCCCAGAGCGCGGTTAAGGTTCCCTCAAAATTTATTACAATTATACAGGAATGA